Proteins encoded in a region of the Rutidosis leptorrhynchoides isolate AG116_Rl617_1_P2 chromosome 9, CSIRO_AGI_Rlap_v1, whole genome shotgun sequence genome:
- the LOC139866605 gene encoding GATA transcription factor 8-like: MEGQTFADEIDCGSFFDHMDDLIEFPAVTDTLLDSVDCNEFTDSWTNNSDNLQVSDPIFSGSNSASTLSAELAVPYEDIVQLEWLSTFVEESFSGGGMTINKDSIPIKKEPSTVTNYQFQMSSPVSVLESSSSSSSSSSSSGGSKMIPLSTTQRGPQRARSKRPRPPAFNPRAAMDLLSPSTLVSVPVSLESGNLFVSHNGPKSVGDGPEQKKRKKKPKKETQSNPEDKSENRNHNLAGQGVRKCMHCEITKTPQWRAGPMGPKTLCNACGVRYKSGRLFPEYRPAASPTFVPTLHSNSHKKVVEMRTKCAPNEPETELIPNVNLPTDYI; encoded by the exons ATGGAGGGGCAAACATTCGCTGATGAAATCGATTGTGGAAGCTTTTTTGATCATATGGATGATTTGATTGAATTCCCTGCAGTGACCGACACTCTGCTCGATTCTGTCGATTGCAACGAATTCACCGACAGTTGGACCAACAATTCGGATAATTTACAAGTTTCTGATCCCATTTTTTCCGGTAGCAATAGCGCTTCGACACTGTCAGCCGAGCTAGCTGTTCCG TACGAAGATATCGTCCAACTCGAATGGCTTTCGACCTTTGTGGAAGAATCATTTTCCGGTGGCGGAATGACCATCAACAAAGACAGTATTCCGATAAAAAAGGAGCCATCAACGGTAACAAACTACCAGTTTCAGATGTCGAGCCCAGTTTCGGTTCTTGAGAGCAGTAGCAGCAGCTCCAGCTCATCCTCCAGCTCAGGTGGCAGCAAGATGATTCCATTGAGCACCACTCAACGTGGGCCACAGCGGGCACGCAGCAAACGTCCTCGGCCGCCAGCATTCAATCCTCGTGCTGCTATGGATCTCTTGTCACCATCAACCCTTGTGTCAGTCCCAGTTTCCTTAGAATCCGGGAATCTTTTTGTTTCTCATAACGGGCCGAAATCTGTCGGTGACGGTCCTGAACAGAAAAAGAGAAAGAAGAAGCCAAAGAAAGAGACTCAAAGTAATCCAGAAGACAAAAGCGAAAACCGAAATCATAATCTGGCAGGTCAAGGAGTGAGAAAGTGTATGCATTGTGAGATTACCAAAACGCCCCAGTGGCGTGCTGGTCCGATGGGTCCGAAAACGCTTTGCAATGCTTGTGGTGTTCGTTACAAATCAGGACGTCTGTTCCCAGAGTACCGTCCTGCTGCTAGTCCAACTTTTGTTCCAACGTTGCACTCGAATTCGCATAAAAAGGTTGTGGAGATGAGAACTAAATGCGCGCCAAACGAGCCAGAAACCGAGCTCATCCCAAATGTGAACCTACCAACCGATTACATTTGA